The Natranaeroarchaeum aerophilus DNA segment GGGCAGGCCTCGCCGACGAGTCGCGAGGACTTCGAGACCTCGACCACGCCGGATGGCTCGAAACAGCCTCCGGTCAACCCCCTTGCTCTGGCGCTGGCCTCGGGTGCATCCTTCATCGCCCAGTCGTTCAGTTCCGACGCGCTACGACACGCCGAAATCGTCCAGAAGGCAGTCGAACACGACGGGTTCGGGTTCGTCAACGTCTTCAGTCCCTGCGTGACGTTCAACGACGTCGACACCTACGACTACTTCCGTGACTCGCTGGTCGATGTCGCCGAGGACGACGACTACGATCCGACGGATCGCGAGCAGGCCAAAGACGCAATCACGGATGCCGACAAGGAGTACATGGGCGTGCTCTATCAGGACAAGGAGTCGGTACCGTACAACGAGCGCCACGGCGTCGAGGCGAACAAGGCCGACATCCCGGACGGCGCGCCCGAGGGCGCGATGGATCTGGTTCGGGAGTTCTACTGACGGTTCACCGTCCGACCGTTACGGTTGGCCGGCTCTGTTGAAATTCCTGGAAAGCGACGCTTTGGCTGATACGTCCCATTCTGCTATCTCCCCATCGACTACAATTTTACTGCCGACGTTATCGAATTGTACACCGCCATACGTAAGGGTACTTTCAGGACCTACATAGATGCCTGCGCCCCCGCAATCAGTTGCCTGGGAGGTTATGAGCGTGACAGCAACGTTGTCACGGAATCTAAACGCCTGATCTACACCCCCCGTCGCGGTTATATTGTTCATTCGTAGATT contains these protein-coding regions:
- a CDS encoding 2-oxoacid:ferredoxin oxidoreductase subunit beta yields the protein MSSDVRFTDFKSDKQPTWCPGCGDFGTMNGMMKALANTGNDPDNTFVVAGIGCSGKIGTYMHSYALHGVHGRALPVGTGVKIANPDLEVMVAGGDGDGYSIGAGHFVHAVRRNVDMTYVVMDNRIYGLTKGQASPTSREDFETSTTPDGSKQPPVNPLALALASGASFIAQSFSSDALRHAEIVQKAVEHDGFGFVNVFSPCVTFNDVDTYDYFRDSLVDVAEDDDYDPTDREQAKDAITDADKEYMGVLYQDKESVPYNERHGVEANKADIPDGAPEGAMDLVREFY